Proteins encoded in a region of the Zea mays cultivar B73 chromosome 2, Zm-B73-REFERENCE-NAM-5.0, whole genome shotgun sequence genome:
- the LOC100278420 gene encoding uncharacterized protein LOC100278420 yields the protein MAAAEARAAWQRAANRCMVQEDAKRAPHLVCCSPPLQPHDTSDGNPLSPQDLHVPTFVPINWNLMNSSLPMETQWWLQLQPNFGCQAALARERLNYVGAEAAEKKTEGLAPVPKLEDVQANKAADPFEPPWTISAAVMKQTSGTGLEELKNLACYTPVSLDCKGSANRCVSEDNKFTDFKAFDPLFPKPQKEYCEMHAPWKETRKSQPWWQLADADGLASLVAERAMENIVDNDLPRPTQTVRVHGGEVKVPENKDDYGLSALCADKELDPAHDTMECSYSVSSTTNNDTNSSDGGHWQQHQRNKEPGEAHDSYSSTANTPGGKPAYQNASERAKLLDALRHSQTRAREAEIAAKKAYDEKDHVIKLLFRQASHLFACKQWLKMLQLENICLQLRFREHQIATMFPELPWMVTKEKVAPSQEHSDRKKGRRLNRKGGLRDAVAFAVGVGIVGAGLLLGWTLGWLLP from the exons ATGGCGGCCGCCGAAGCGAGGGCTGCCTGGCAGCGCGCCGCCAACCGCTGCATGGTCCAGGAGGACGCCAAGCGAGCTCCCCATCTGGTCTGCTGCTCGCCGCCCCTACAACCGCACGACACGAGCGATGGAAATCCTCTGAGCCCGCAAGATCTCCATGTCCCTACATTTGTGCCCATCAACTGGAACCTGATGAACTCCAGCCTGCCCATGGAGACCCAGTGGTGGCTCCAGTTGCAGCCCAACTTTGGGTGCCAGGCAGCCTTAGCTAGGGAGCGCCTCAACTATGTAGGTGCGGAAGCCGCTGAGAAGAAAACGGAGGGTCTAGCGCCAGTACCTAAACTTGAGGATGTCCAAGCAAACAAGGCCGCAGATCCTTTTGAGCCTCCATGGACCATTTCCGCGGCTGTCATGAAGCAAACATCTGGAACGGGTTTGGAAGAGTTGAAGAATCTCGCTTGCTATACCCCAGTGAGCCTCGACTGCAAAGGTAGTGCCAACAGATGTGTTTCCGAGGATAACAAGTTTACAGATTTCAAAGCTTTCGATCCTCTCTTCCCTAAGCCACAAAAGGAATACTGCGAAATGCATGCCCCCTGGAAAGAAACCAGAAAATCTCAGCCATGGTGGCAACTAGCTGATGCCGATGGTTTGGCTTCCCTTGTCGCTGAAAGAGCAATGGAAAACATTGTCGACAATGATCTGCCAAGGCCCACTCAGACAGTCCGGGTTCATGGGGGTGAAGTGAAGGTCCCTGAAAACAAGGATGATTATGGGCTGTCTGCTCTTTGTGCGGACAAAGAGCTGGATCCTGCACATGACACTATGGAGTGCAGCTACAGTGTTTCAAGCACCACCAACAACGACACGAACTCTTCTGATGGGGGGCATTGGCAACAACATCAAAGAAATAAAGAGCCCGG GGAGGCACATGATTCTTATAGTTCCACCGCCAATACACCGGGCGGCAAGCCAGCATATCAGAATGCTTCCGAGAGGGCCAAGCTGTTAGATGCTCTCCGCCACTCACAAACACGTGCTAGGGAAGCTGAGATAGCTGCCAAGAAAGCCTACGACGAGAAAGACCATGTCATCAAGCTATTGTTCCGTCAGGCCTCGCACCTTTTTGCATGCAAGCAGTGGTTGAAAATGTTGCAGCTGGAAAACATATGCCTTCAGCTCAGGTTCAGAGAGCACCAGATAGCGACCATGTTCCCAGAGCTTCCATGGATGGTGACGAAAGAAAAGGTAGCACCTTCTCAAGAGCACAGTGACAGGAAGAAAGGCAGAAGGCTGAACAGGAAAGGTGGCCTACGCGATGCCGTTGCATTTGCTGTTGGTGTTGGTATTGTTGGTGCTGGATTGCTTCTTGGCTGGACTCTTGGGTGGCTACTGCCCTAA